The following proteins are encoded in a genomic region of Sorangiineae bacterium MSr12523:
- a CDS encoding metalloregulator ArsR/SmtB family transcription factor, which yields MMKNSATELHDPTCGPEEHAQRSGRRKPVSDEAFERAASLFRTAADVSRLKLLERLADGEWCVTELAEAAGSALSTVSQQLRMLRAERIVARRRAGKHVFYSLADRHVIDMVHNALEHAAERSHVVVDIAGSTVDDAAEE from the coding sequence ATGATGAAGAATTCCGCGACCGAACTGCACGACCCCACATGTGGTCCGGAAGAGCACGCGCAACGTAGCGGACGTCGCAAGCCCGTCAGCGACGAGGCTTTCGAACGCGCTGCGTCGCTCTTCCGTACCGCAGCCGACGTATCCCGTCTCAAACTTCTCGAGCGCCTCGCCGACGGCGAGTGGTGCGTGACCGAACTGGCCGAGGCCGCTGGAAGCGCTCTCTCGACGGTTTCGCAACAACTGCGCATGCTCCGCGCCGAACGCATCGTCGCGCGCCGGCGTGCTGGCAAGCACGTCTTTTACTCGCTCGCCGATCGGCACGTGATCGACATGGTTCACAATGCCCTCGAGCACGCGGCGGAGCGAAGCCACGTCGTCGTGGATATTGCCGGTAGCACTGTCGACGACGCCGCCGAAGAGTAA